CACAACCACAACAAGAAGCATCCCCTTCACAAGCTCCTCCAACTCCAGGGCCTCAAGCGGCAAGCACCTCCAAGGCCTCAAGCATCAAAATCGAAAGCTCATTCAAAGCCTCCTATAGCACCGATATATACCTTCACAGAGCAAGGGTGTAATTGTTAAGGGTAAGAGTAAGCCGAAGCGTTGAACCATATAGTTGGAGTTGGAGGCTTGAAGGTCTTTCATAATGCATTGCAATTTGCgtgaacaatttattttttcggtttgaactttgaagccattttgatttgaatggACTTAAGTTTGATGTTTGTTTTTTCTCCAAAAGCTACTCACTTTAAAGTTAAGCAATAAAAAACGTGTGGTAAAACTAAAATATcttgtttattttaaaagaaaagaccTATTGacaacaacttaaaaaaaataaaaaataaataaaaagcctAATCTTTATTGGATATTTCAATTTATGTAATACCCTCATTAGTTTTTGCACGTGACCTAATTTATACTCAACACACATTTTATCCTGGTAGAACAAAGTGATTGCCACCATTTACAACTACAAACAGTAACCTTACATCACCAGGGCCATTACCATCCACCATTATTGtcaccaccaccaacaccaGCACCACAACTGTCGTcgctgccaccaccaccaccaccaccatcacaatCACAGTCACAACCACAAGTTCCAACCGAACGTGCCCAATGCCTAATTAGAATGTTATTAGGTTGTTCTGAATTATATAATGCTTGATTTAGAATGTAGATTGTTCTGCAAGTGGCTTGTAATTCAGTGCCATGCacttaggcctcgtttggcagctcggactgtactgactatttcaaTCGGATAGGATAAATGGTCGTCGAATAGTACTAACTAAATTAGTCGGACATTTGGCAGTGGAATCAGATTAATTCCTACATTGGATAATACATcagtttataatattttttttaaagtatttcaCAGAATAATTAtcgttaaaatgaaaaaaaaaatgagaaaaacagagaaaaaaatgaattaaacatCATtacagaaaaaaatttaaaaataaaaaataaaaaagggattAAACATCACCATCTTCCCACGGAGAAATATGTTCTTTGAAACCCAGGCAACCATTAcaccaacaacaaaaataacCCAGCCAGCTTTCGATCTCGTTGCCAACttcaatttctttcaaattcagaaactaaTTAAAACCTCCAAATTTGCAGAAGCAACCTCCAAATTACAGAATCGATGGTCACTCGCGCACCCAACAAACTGCAATTTCGTGCTTTGTAGGGAAATCAGTGctgctctctctctttctcaactTCTAATCCATTGAAACTAAAAACCCAGATGACATTTCTCCCATTTTCTGGTTTGATCTGCCACTATAGGTGTATGAACAAGAATGGCGTGACGTGGTTTCGATTCAGCACCTCTGGTTTTGTGTTTGTATCTACTTGATGTTGATTGGCAGTgaggagggagaaagagagagagtagtAATTCCTTGATTGAGGAGTTTGCGATGCGCAGGAGCGAGAGTTAGCGTGAACCCGACTAATTATACAAACTATTTGCGGAAGATAAGTAGCTGGTGTATGGCGTATTAAATTAGCAGGGGCAGACAAATTATCCGTGACTATTTAATTTAAACAGACATCAAATACCGTACTCTTCTGTATTATTAGTACCATTAGGTGCCTTATACAATGTGCCAAACAGGACCTTAATGTCCCTGTACCCTCTTCCCTTTATTAGATGTAGGTCTTCctaataaatataattatgtgTATATTATCTTATCATTTATCAGaagcaaaaaattagacaacaTAGTAAATCGATCAATTTAACTCTATCACCCTTTTGTTACACTATCTACGTGTCgacttgtaaaataaaataaataatcgTTGTTCTCGaccatattattattttcaaactCATCAACCACCCCTATTGTACTaagtatatatatcctataACGTCATTCGACTTAATCGATTTTGTGCCTATCCGTTTTCAAGTAAACCATATCTCTTTTTTCGTCGCTACTAAGTCATCCTCTACACCTTTCATCTCCATttgtctttttattaaaatctcTGCTAAGTCGTCCTCTACACCTTTCATCTCCTTTTGTCTTGAGACTTTGTCTCGTAATTATATCTTCATAATTGATAATTGCATCTATTCATAATTGCAATTACATCTATTCATAATTGCATATTATTGCATATTCTAATTGAAAGATCTGAATTGCATATTCTAACTGAAAGATCTATAAATCTTCTGGAATTGCATATTCTAACTGAAAGATCTATAAATCTTCTGTAAATCTTCAattcactcctttttttctcATAATCTTTAATTCCCTCCCTTACCTTGGATATCTTGGTTCTCAACCCTATCCCTTCTTATATGTTTCATAATTGCGTCTTCATAATTGCAAATTCTAACCGAAACATCTTTAAATCTTGAGTTCACCGATTTTTTCTCATCATCTTTAATTGCGGCTGCCCAAATTCTAACCGAAACATCTTTAAATCTTGAGTTCACCGATTTTTTCTCATCATCTTTAATTGCGGCTGCCCCTCCCTTACCTTGGATATATCTTGGTTCTTAATCCCAATCCATCTTGTACGTCCACACAATCCCAACCCCTCTTGTATGTCTAAACACATCCAACGAAACGCTCTCTTCTTCACTACTAATTTTTGCAACGTGTTGATTTTAACGCTCAGATAAACTACTGAAATTGGAAATAAGCACTCTGCAGCTAGAGCAGTTGCAACAATTCTTTATTATACACACAGATGCAACAGTTGTTTATTATACACACAGATGCAACAGTTCTTTATTATACACACAGTACATTAATATTCCAGAATATTACCATCCATGCATAAACTAATTAACGCTTTGAAGAACTAATTTAATTAGTGGTGGCTACGATGACCAGGCAACTTGTCCTTGATCTTCTCCATCATACTTCTCTTCTCAGGTTCGGTTGTGACGGTGGTGGTTCCGACAGCTGTGGTTGCATGTTCATGGCTATGGCCATGTGTCTGTGCTTGCTGCTGATCGTCCTTGTGTTTCTCCCCACCGAATTTGTCCTCTATTTTCTCTTTCAGCccctttttcttccttctcccaCCTTGCCCATCATCCTCCTCAGACTACAGTCAACAGATTAAGACAATTACAAGATATCAACCAAATAAatcaaagataaaaaaaaaaaaaaaaaccttattacTTAGTATTAAGGTATGATAGTATTTCTCTTTTGTTGTAAGTGAAAAGCCTTAAAAGTTGGATTTTCATCAAGGGCGAATgtaaactacattattgttagtccattgtgaggaCTAGCCCACTCTACTCTcttaaagtaaataatattatttgttttgaaaaaaaaaataaaaccaaaaataaaaccggtaataatcatttcgtttttagttttctcaaaacactcaaaagaaACAAGGGTGTGGAAAACAACAAACCGAAAGCGTAGAGAACTTGtgaatagagagaaaaaaataagataTGTCTTACGCTCGAGCTTGAGCTGCCAGAACGACGCAGTTCACTACCAAGACTGCCATGGGGTTGCTGTTGTCTGTGCTCACCGACACCATACCCATGAGATTGATCACTTGTTTGTTTGCCACCAAACATGCCATGCCCTGCTGCAGCTCCAGCACCACCCAGCGCGCCACCATGCTCTCCATACCCTCCACCTCCAGTGGTTCCGGAGGCAGGAACATGCATACCTTCACCGGTGTCTGTTTCGGTTCCGGTTCCCGTTCCCGTGGTGGTGGCCACGCCTGTGAGGTGAATAGGGTTTCCAAGCTCGTCTGTCAATTTGACAGGGTTTCCATGCTCATCTGTGAGCTGCACCGGGTTTCCGTACTCGTCCCTAATTTGAGCCATCTGAATGATTGTTTCAATCTATTGATGTTCGAACACGAACAAATTTGAGGAGGGTTGGTCTTTCTTTAAAGGGCAAATGAATGACGGTGGAGAAAGAGTGCGTAGGATTTTGCATGTCACAGTGCGTTGACATGTGTTACGACATATGCAGACAACGTACACAAATAGCACCGCCACGTTTGATGAAGGTTCCACGTGTTAAGTGGGGGAGGTGACACATGCTTATAGATGATTGTGGGTTCTGGATTGGGATTGACATGAATCAGATCTCTTGAGGGACAGAAAAACGATCAGTTATATATCCGCTTGTATTCatgattttcaatctttttaatTTGGGGTATCTAAATAACTAGAATGCAAGTGGGCATGCATTTGTTTAGAGTGATCTTATGCCCCTCCACTATTTCTATTTCCCCATCTATTTGTATAAATTGGTTGTGAGTCGAGACTGATTAGTGATGACGTGGttcgatttgatttgatttgactTGACTTCAAAAATGTAATTGGAACAAAATTAGTATTCAACCATTTAGTTTAGTGGGCTTTtatcaaattaatcaaaattgaTCCAAGCCAAATCGTTGTTAGTTGCTTTTGTTCGGTCAGTTTAAACCTATTTTAGCTCACCGATAAAAAAGTTTAATATATTTGAAGAGTTTAAGCTTTTAAagattcacacacacacaccccgaTAAAAAGTGTTGGGAGACTTTTAAGTTAAGGTGGACTTGAGCTTTAAAGAACGTCCTCTTATCTTTGTTAGTGCGGATTCTTACCAAGTTCCAGGATATCTCAAAAGAGAGAGTTTGTCTTAGGAAATACCCTAGTAACATCAACGGCTCGAAGATGGCATGATTGATCAAGATAATGACTTGCTCAAGTGAAGCGTCGTGTGGAAGCTAGAAGATTATCAGTTTACATGAGAGCGAAGGGATTTGTATAGTTGCATGGCATTCTTGGTAGGATAATCTGGGCTTTCCTAGGGTGATAGCAAGGCTTCTAATGGTTGACACGTTTGATGGAAGGCTGTGGGGATTATTAAGGTTGCATGAATGGTGATGCTTGAGGCTTGAAGTACGCTTCTAGACTAAATGGAACTCTCTAGGCTTATTTCTTGGGTGGTTCTCTCCCTTGCGTTCTCTCCTATCTCTCCCTATATTCTACCTGTGTGTTCTAACTCCCATCCTCTGTTATGTGTTACCTAACCTCTTTATGTAAGTGAAGGGTTATTCTCTAGGTTCCAAGATGAAGGGCTATTCTCATTGATGCTTGCGTGAAACACAAAGGGTATGGGCTTGGATCTTTGGGCCCCTAAGCAACCCAAAGTCTTCCATGACCCCGATTCCACGTAGGCCCAATAACATTCTgtaaccatccacaccacaaTCCATTTGACAAGGCCCGAATATGTGACTTGGGCTTAGCATGACAGTGATTAGCATGAGGAAGCACGGTGTGATGAATAGGTATGAGCATGGTGTTAGTATCTGGCTTAATCACCGTGGCATggcatgtttatatatatattgctcGTCGATCTCGTGCCTTGGCATGTATTTGCACTTGAATGTAGGCTTTGCATGACAATTGGGCCTTGAGACTTGGTTGGATTGGTGTGTGACATTTCTGGGCCCcaacaaatagaaaaaaaatccaatataTTATGGGGAAATACCCAGAAATAGGACAATTCCTTAATTTTGGGACAAAAATAGGACATTTTGAATATGCACACGGCATGCACAACAATCggatagaaatcaaatttttccTACACCTTAAAATGACTTAATTGCCCTCATATATAAATGAGTTATTTCCTCCCATTTTCTtatttgtctctctctctccgctcattctctcttctctcactttctccctcacacactctctctccccttctcactGTGCACATGGTGCATAGTCGTCCCAACCAACACCGTCCAAATCAAAGCCACCACAATTTCATCTT
This genomic stretch from Pyrus communis chromosome 2, drPyrComm1.1, whole genome shotgun sequence harbors:
- the LOC137724361 gene encoding late embryogenesis abundant protein-like, which produces MAQIRDEYGNPVQLTDEHGNPVKLTDELGNPIHLTGVATTTGTGTGTETDTGEGMHVPASGTTGGGGYGEHGGALGGAGAAAGHGMFGGKQTSDQSHGYGVGEHRQQQPHGSLGSELRRSGSSSSSSEEDDGQGGRRKKKGLKEKIEDKFGGEKHKDDQQQAQTHGHSHEHATTAVGTTTVTTEPEKRSMMEKIKDKLPGHRSHH